TCGAaatttcgtttcgtttcggtgttTCAATGGGTTTAGAAACACCGAAATTTTAGCAAGATTTCGTCgagattggtttttttttttttttttttttttttttgccatattTTGACCAAAAACTTAGTGGAaagcttattttaaggttaataaacatgcttagaaacctaaaaatgcaaaaatattacaACATGACactgttttagagttgcacctttgtttggcagcaatcatcgaactgttctgaaaattttaccaacatatatttatatactatttaaagaaaaaaaaaaagttttagagaaagaactttatttttcctaagctttgaatgtgtagatatTCTTGTAGAAGTCCAATGGAaatcaaaatgtgtgatgatgtggctaattagaagcttgttggagtgtttttcctttaaaatatgcaaatggaaccaaAACAACCGAGACAGGCGAGACAGTCGAAATTTCAACGAGATACTGAAACGATACCGAAATTTTGACTCTCTCAACGAAATGTTGTATTTATAAGGCATGGAATGTATCGTTTCAACAAGATACCGAAACAATACCGAAATTTTGGCCGAAATATGATACACATTGATTCGTGCcttatttcatttaaaaaaaaaaaaaaaaaaaaacctctgaaataccaaaatttcgatGAGATTTCGAACTATGCTGAGAACAAATCAAGTGTTCAATCTCAGAGCTCCTGGCGAAAGATTGTGGCTGCAATGGCTGTGGATCATGGAAGGCAGAACCACTTGGGATTTCAGATCTTTGATTATGAAATGACCACTTGGGATTTCAGATCTTTGATTATGAAATAAATTAACTCAAAAAAGTAGATGTTTCGGGGTAAGAATGAGAAACAGAAGACTGGGCAAGAGAGAGGACAACGATACCTCCACCCAATCACTTTAAGAAGATTCCCACTACGCTCTTCAAATCCAACCTGTTTGTCTTATTCAAACTTCAATGTCATCTTCAATCTCAAATCCACATCCGTACAAATCCCCCAATCCATCAATCCTCAACAACTTACTCCACCGGGGACTACTCTGCTAATGAGGGGTCATGCCAAACAAGTTTATCAAGGAGTTAGGCGACCCAAAGCAAAGGGGGAAAGCAAAAAAATCAATGCCACACAAACAAGGCGATGCTTTGTCGCCTAATAGACAAAGGCACCTATCGCCTAGATATCGCCTTCTATGGTTTCAAAAGAGAGATTGTCTCGTAGAGAGAGAATTGATCCACAAAGGCGGAGAGGAGACGAATTGGTAGCAGTAGCAGAGTCAACTTCGTGGTCTTCTCTGATCGAAAATGCCAACAAGGGAGCGAGAGGGGGAGCCGGAGGGAAGAGGTGATCACTGCAACAACAGCGGGTGATGCTAAACAGGAATAAACTGCTGGAGAGACAGAGAGATGTGCAGTGGGTTGCAGCGGTGAAGTGGGAGAGGAGCACACCCGCATTGAAACAAGTGGGCTTGCACAAGCGTACAAATGAACGATTGAGATGCAAAAGGGGGGAATCTGATGGTCAATAAAGTAGAGGTGTAGGAGATTCCATCCACCCTGTTGGCTCAAAGAACCCTTGGCCCCGATTTTGAGATAAGATATGCTTCTTTTACAATCACCTAGTCGTACGAGTCAACATCCAATACCTATCTCATCTTCTGCCATTGCAAGGATAATAAGGggtatttttaaaaacaaaatggaCAGATGTTGGATGCTGACTCGTACGACCAGGTGATTGTACGAGCAGCTGATCCGTTTTCCCCGATTTTTACATCAAGAGAAATGGAGCTAAACAATACTTCATGCATATCCTAGACACGTGCAAGGGAGGACTCCTAAATGATGCATCATCCAACCAGTTTTCTGTAAAATTGGATGCATGTTACAAGAGCATATATCAATCCAAGGGGGTAGCacaattggtgagcaacgaacttggtacgaaccataaactcggacatcctaagtttgactcccactaaacacaccttgggccactcacacgggggtacTTAGTACTCTTTACTGTTTTCTGTTAAAGTttaatagttctcattcaacaccggtatgacccggtccatgtaGTTGTGGAGTCAATATGGGTCcccgggactagtcaggccgaaggcctggatacccattgttagcaaaaaaaaaagagcatgtATCAGATTTTACACCATCAGATCATAAGATCAGAACCTACAGTGTAGCCATCAATGTAGTTTAACAGGATGTGGAAGAAATGGTGTAGGATGGTTTTGGGGAGAACTAAAACTTCCAATGGCTCTATACAAATTAACATTTTTGCAAACTGCAGCATAATCATAATACTATTCAACTAGTTTCACACACTAATGTTTTATTCTGTTATTCCACAATTTAGCattgaattatttaaaaaaaaaaaaaaagaaagaaagaaagaaagaaagaaagaaagaagccaTAAGAATTCTGTGTGGACCTCTATTCCACTTTAATGGCTTAGCAGGACAGTTCCAGACCTTAACTCACTCTTTCATGAATGATTCAATGACTAGCATTTATAGAATAAAGAAACATCAGTATTTCCTCAATCCAGGATCACCATACCTgtcaaaaagaaagagattaGTAATGTATGAAATATACGAAGCTTTTTCAGTCCCACGCAGGCATCTGCTGAAGGCAACAGATCATATTTGCTGAAGTGCCACAAAACATGCCATGTCTTCTTCCTAGAATGATTGATTTACAATCCCACTTACACCAAAATAACAGGTAGTTTGTGGGTGATACCACATGCATTGATCAGAACCTGGCATACCCACTAACACACTAATCACTAAACACCACCTGCTTACAAAAATTAGCAACCATAAAAAAGTTTGGaagaaaattaccaaaaaaatggGCCAATCTGTAAATTAATCATGTAAAACTAAAATAGCCAGTAAATACAATTTAGggagaagaaaatttcaaatgaagatctcactctGATAATGTTACATATTAAACCGTCAAACTGAAAAATgcaaaaaacaatgaaaaaataaaaatgtgagaAGATAGAATGGAAGTAGACGAGAGCAAGCAAAAAATAGGATACTAGATCTCACCGCCATCCCAGGGATTGCCTTATCCCAGTGTAGATTAATCCTAAGGACCTCCCAATCAAgcaaacaagaaagaaagagatagcACTGCTGATCTTAGCAAAAATGGCTTTAACCAAGGGCATTGTAATATCAGAGAACTCAAGAAATAAGCTGAAATAGTATCTCCTGCAATCACAGCCAACCAGCCCTACAAAGTCAAGCTCCGACTGAGGACAAGAAAACCAACACCATCTATATGTTTAAGCATGTTCATGTATGCATGTCTTGTATACTGATAGAATATAAGCAGAAAGTTTCATAGTTCAAAATTTAGCCAAAATCTCAGTGAAATTTCAATAGTTTTGACATGCCCGAGACAAAACCCAGAAGTATGCATAATTTCGGATACAAAAATGCAATACTTCGTCGAAATTTCGGTCATTTTTTGCCAATTGGCTGTTTACCCCTCAAAATGGCCTAGCTAAACTCACGGAAAAAAATGCACTGTTTCGGTTGAAATTTCACTAATTTCGTTCATTTCAGTCTGACCAAAAGGAGACCGAAATACGATTTTTTGAACCTTAGTGAGTTTTCATCCAAACTCCAAATTACAGAACTGGGGATTCCAAACTTTCTGGAACCAGAACAGTTAATCAGAATTGGCTTCCAAACTTTACCATTCTATATGTAAAGTTTCCAAACTTTACATATAGAATGCATGTCTTTTATATAGAATATAAGAAGTGAGTTTTCTTCAAAATTCCAGATTACACAACTGGTTTCCAAGCTTTCTGGAACCAGAAAAGTGATCCCAAATATCAGATGCAAGTTGCAGAACTCCACAAGTTCAGAAAATCTCGAGGTATGGGCAGGACAATCCCATGGTTGTAATAATGCATGTGGTATGAACAATAGCACGCACAACAGAATGTTGGCCAGGGAGAAAGAATGTACCACCCAGTCAAGGCTCTTAGCTCCTTGGTCCTCTTCAGGGAAATGGACAATTGATTGATGATGACATAACATAATGGGGATAAAGTTGGCTCAGATTTTCCAAGACCTAGCTTCTTCCACCAGTAGAATTTCTCTGTCTCACTCTTCTTATGCTCCTTGAGGAACTGAACCTGAAGAGTGCACAACTCAAAGCGGTCCTCATACATCAATACAATGGATTCCATATTTTGATGAAGCCACTGGTTCAATGCCACCTGTGATGGAAAcaagtataaaaataaaaaccaaagtGGGATACCTTCTGAAACGGGAATATTGTCCAATTAATAGATGTTGACTCACACATCTGAAAATATGCAAGTATGTCTGCATGCATCAACCATCTTGATGCATGAAAATGACCAGGCATGCTGACAGCAACAAGCCACAAAACTCCCAAAACAAGGGATAATCCATGCATAAGTGCAGAACAAAGAGAAGTGCCAAACCTCATTCCGTAATCTTTGAAGTGATCGCGTTGACAAAGAACACATAGTCAAACCCAAGCTATTCATTTCACTGGACAAGTTACTGTCAACAGAAATAAGCTCTAAACAAATGCTTGCAATTCTATCTGCCAAAGAAAGCATCAGATCTTCTAATATGTCAATCCCATGTTCAGTCAACAATTTACAGTCATAACAGCTAACACCCCTGAAACAAAAGGCCGGGAAACACattaaatcacaaatcacattAAATGCTAAAAAAATTGTCCCATTTAatggaaaggggaaaaaaaaaaccaaataaatatATATGGGGAAAATCTTGGTTACAACAAGACTCAAAACTTTTCTTCTGCCCCTTGTGTTATTCCCAAAAGTTACTTAATGCAGGGTCAAAAAGgttttttaaaaatttgaaattcattTAACATGTAAAGTGCATTAAGCCTCCAAAACATTCCAACACGTAACATTACAATGAACAaccatttttttataataacatGACTACCCACAAAGTGAATATATAAATTCCAACAGATAACATGACGTCAGGTGAAAAAGGAAAGGGGTGATGTGATCCtttatggaaagaaagaaaataaatataaaaattaaaaggaacaACCATTTATAATAACCAAAAGCTGCAAACTGTCACGAGGATAATTACACAAATTTATATTCCAAAACCATTGGATAAACACAAACCCCAaccccacaacccccccccccaacccaaaaaaaaaaaacaaagaggctAGACAAACATGACATTttcccaagaagaaaaaatactaAACCTCTCTTCCTAGCTTTGATTTAGATAATGCAAGTGACGATAAATATCAGAAACAGATAATATTTGGTATCATGGATTGCATTAACCAAGCTACTACGGTGCTACCTGCATTCTGCCAATATTTAATGTAGACTGGGTTCTAATGGCTATCTAATTACCCAAAGCTGGAAACCAATAACCTACAAAGATCTAGAACAACAGGTCTCTCATTAAGCCTCCAAAAGAGCAATATCAGCGTCATGGTCAAAGGATGATCAGATCTGGTTGCAACTCTAATCGAAAGGCCTAttaggtgtgaggaatgggatGTCAGAATTAGAAATGAACCTGACAGTTAGATTGTTAGATTGTAAGAAATCAATAggtaatgaaaatagaaagtggcttttgaaccccaaaaaaaattggctAAAATTAAAAACTCAAGGTCAGAAACTGCAGAAAACAGAAactaaagagaagaaatagcAAGTGTAAACAAAATAAGGGTACGAAAATAGCAATTTAGGAACAAATTAGTAAGTGTgtacagaaaatagaaagtagcaGGATAGAATTAGAAACAAGCTAATAAGGTGTTGCCATAGGTCTTTTAGAAGGCAGTGAACAACCAACTGTTAGAGGTATCGATGGGATGCCACAGAACCAATTAAAACACCAAAATTCTATCCAAAACTTAAAGAGGAACTCAGACAATAGTTAGTGGACGGAATAGTACTCAAGAgagaaaacaaataagaaaagtaGAATGATTAAGACTGAAGAACAGAATCTGAACTTTTAATAGaaagacgaaaaaaaaaaagaagatagaaaCCAACTGTGGAGAAGGAATCGCACCAAAATCTCCTAACTGCATCCCATAGTAAAGCAGTTCGGAAGCCCAAAAAACCATGCTCCATCTCTTACAAAACTCATCAGAGTTGCAACCAGATCAAAGGATGACCAGCTTGCTGATATTGatctttggagggctattgagAGACCTGATGTTCTAGATCTTTGTAGGCTATTGGTTCCCAACTTTGGGTAATTAGATAACCTTCACTTGGTACCAAAGTTAAGAAGGGGCAGCAGAGGTTGCTGAATTCTACCTCCGATTGAACAATGATCATGCAAACAAAACTCATGGACAAGTTTTTTCAAGAcagggagagttgatgcagttcAGAAGAACACGAAGGCCAGCAGCAAACCAGGCCATTGAACTTGACTAGGAAGGACCaatatgtttaattttgagtGCTCAATAAGTTATATGTGCCATAGGcttaatattttttaatgttCTATTGTAATGGGAAAATTCTATTAGCGCTAAGGCCTATACAGGATtagtatttgttttttattttagtacgTTGTATTCTTAACTTTAGTAGCATTTCTAGAAGGCTGGATAATGTAGGACTAAATTTGACATACCaaaatagacccaaaaccacaggaacttataaaccaaagaacaaccaaaaccacccAATAGTAAACAGCAACAACAGTCCAACTTAAACCAGTCAACAGTCCTTGAAGAAACCAGAATTAGCAGATCCACAATCAGGAATTTCAGGAAACAGAGTTTGCATCAACAATTAGAAGTTCCAGCAACAGAAATAGGGTAATTGAATAAGTAGGATCAGAATCAAAACATAGCAGGACCAGATAACCAAATCAAAACTCGATTCTGACAGTAGGCTCTGAAATCTGGCATTAACTTCTGAATTTTCAGCAGAGTATTTCAAGGAACTAATAACACATCTAAGGACTGATTTGAAAGTCCAACCCATTGGAGAATAATAGTAGCAGTCAAGTTCCATACAGATTTAAACAAAACAGAATTCAGAATTCAGATCTGGGCAAAATCCATAACCGGCCAGAACTGGGTAACAGTCCACTTCAGCAGGAACCAGTGGTCTGATTGGcctcaaaattggatcgaactTCCTTCAGAATAGGACTAACCTTCGATCAAAATTAGAAGGCCATCGGATGGCCAGAACTCCCAAAACAGCAAGGtgttaaatagataaaatagaaaatcttaaCCCAAAAATTCTGCACACAGATTATAGCACTTACCTGGCTGGCTGAATGAGAttagaaacaataagaaaaccagaaaatatgaAGATCCACTTGggcttctcgccgcagagtgttgtttggatcaaacaccaaacccttcttctttgatcaaacaTAAAGAAACCTCCAGAGAAGAAAAAGCAGCAACAtctttttgttcataaaattcgtgactctactaatgagagctctcctttatttataataatgatgggggtttacataaaatagaaactaactttagtttccaaaaactgaaataggaaattaaaaattagaaactcacctagttactaaaactgaaaatagaaacttacaaaatagaaagtcctttaattactaaaactagaaatagaaactaacttatgactaaaaattagaaactaactaggtactgaaattagaaactaaataaccccatctaaaaaagaaactaaagaaaaaggaaacaaatcaatgaatcccgtatgcaaccttagaacccctagtttagacccataaaagtgacccaatacactccaaaccacatggactaaaggcccaacacatatacaacctaACTCCAGGCTTATTCCCAacaaaacaagcctagtttggtgaagaatctgcatcaagtcttgaaaaaattcgtcctcaaaTTTTGAAGTGATGAGGTGGGAACAtgtgaatagcagtcataactGTTCCCAAACATAATTCTGGTTGCTTGTAAACTTGTGgaatgtagtcttcaaggcATGGAGCTTTCTCTTCGAAGAatcatgatggcataacaaactctatatgctctacctctgaatcaataccaacaGTGAATGTTGTATGAATAGAGTCATCAATGTTagtaaccttctcatcaagaaTTGGAACAAACTTTTCCTtctcatcatgaatctcaaagacttgttgtggagttctttcaatcactacctcatcttccacagctttagtcttgtctactatgctctcttcaatgtagaatgCTTCAGTGGAGtgttcttccatggtttcagccaccaagaCATTACTAATCACATGAATGACATAAGTGCCATCATCATTACTGTCTTCtatatcatagtcatatccaccatcatcatcatcatcaaaaggATAAGGGTAAAGATCTAACTCATCTtcctcattggagtcttcaacctcagctaatgcattaaccctctgcttatgtGGGCAAGACTTAGTAAAATGTCCTACCTCTTCGCAATGGAAGCACTGTGCCTTATTACTACATGTCATAGGTGCCTTTCCTTTGTGATTGGCCcgtggaggaaaagtggacTTTGGGGGTGTtgagctactaggtttagtTGCTGGAACATTTTTCCTgacctccccagcttgaaaaccaaaccttctaactggctgtgctacaagctcctctgctcgtagggccttgtcaaagcaatccctCACTGAATACACGTCAACCACTCTGATTCCGCTGTTGATTTCAGCTCGTAATCCCAATCGAAACCTAGATAACaattgcctttcattctccGATATGCCTGTGCGAGAACAAAGTGCATCAAACCTGTTCATATACTCTGTaacagtcatagacccttgacgaagagagttcagttGATCTTGTATGCAAGCTCcgaagttgcgtggcaagtatttatctaATAACTCAagtttcatctcctcccaactagtaggttctctaccacggtcttccagTTCATATTCATAGGTGGtccaccaatcacgagcagcctcaactagcttagcacgagctagtttcatctttcgTTCCTCAGGTAAATCATAATAATCAAAGTAGTCATCCagtgccactacccaatcatagaatagttgggggtcatgtcttctatcaaactccttcagatcaaGCTTGACCTTTTGTGAGTCTCCAGAGTTCCTCTGATATGTGGGACGTTCAGTCTCGAAATAACCTCTTACATGTTCTTCAAATGTAGGTTGCACTacaggaaccctctgtggtggtCTCGGATTAGTGTTTGCCCTCCTGTTAGCCAAGTAAGcaactacattcaatggggCTTCCACTTCGAGTGTTGTTTGTGACTCACCAGTAGTCTATTGTGCAGCCAACAACCTTGTATTCAATTCAGTCTTTAATTCATTCAACTCAGCTTCCTGTTCAGCCTTCATATTCAGTAGCAGTTCCATAATAGAAGCAAgagtgggggtgttgttctcagccatgctctgataccacttaatgtaggactaaatttgacaaaccaaactagacccaaagcTGCAGGaacttataaaccaaagaacaatcAAAACCACCCAATAGTAAACAGCAACACCAGTCCAACTTAAACCAATCAACAGTCCTTGAAGAAACCAGAATTAGCAGATCCACAATCAGGAATTTTAGGAAACTGAGTTTGCATCAACAATTAAAAGTTCCAGCAACAGAAATAGAGTCATTGAATAAGTAGGATCATAATCAAAACATAGCAGGACCAGATAACCAAATCAAAACTCGATTCTGACAGTAGGCTCTGAAATCTGGCATTAACTTCTGAATTTTCAGCAGAGTATTATCAAGGAACTAATAACATATC
This Macadamia integrifolia cultivar HAES 741 chromosome 10, SCU_Mint_v3, whole genome shotgun sequence DNA region includes the following protein-coding sequences:
- the LOC122092414 gene encoding uncharacterized protein LOC122092414: MKLARAKLVEAARDWWTTYEYELEDRGREPTSWEEMKLELLDKYLPRNFGACIQDQLNSLRQGSMTVTEYMNRFDALCSRTGISENERQLLSRFRLGLRAEINSGIRVVDVYSVRDCFDKALRAEELVAQPVRRFGFQAGEVRKNVPATKPSSSTPPKSTFPPRANHKGKAPMTCSNKAQCFHCEEVGHFTKSCPHKQRVNALAEVEDSNEEDELDLYPYPFDDDDDGGYDYDIEDSNDDGTYVIHVISNVLVAETMEEHSTEAFYIEESIVDKTKAVEDEVVIERTPQQVFEIHDEKEKFVPILDEKVTNIDDSIHTTFTVGIDSEVEHIDSMP